A genomic region of Solanum dulcamara chromosome 2, daSolDulc1.2, whole genome shotgun sequence contains the following coding sequences:
- the LOC129880164 gene encoding NAC domain-containing protein 1, with protein MDGKISSDLPPGFRFHPTDEELIMYYLRYQATSRPCPVSIIPEIDIYKFDPWELPEKAEFGENEWYFFTPRDRKYPNGVRPNRAAVSGYWKATGTDKAIYSASKYVGVKKALVFYKGKPPKGVKTDWIMHEYRLIDSKSQTTKQSGSMRLDDWVLCRIYKKKNLGKTIEMMKVEEEELETQNVSTNNTIEVVSGPQTMKLPRICSLSHLLELDYFGSIPTLLGDNLLYDDDQSYTMNNVSNTNNVEKFQLGDQVSSQQQNTNNITSNNCNIFFNYQQPLFVNPTFQFQ; from the exons atggATGGAAAAATTAGTTCTGATCTTCCTCCTGGCTTTAGGTTCCATCCAACAGATGAAGAATTAATCATGTATTATCTTCGATATCAAGCTACCTCGAGGCCATGTCCTGTCTCAATTATCCCCGAAATTGATATCTACAAGTTCGATCCCTGGGAATTACCTG AAAAAGCAGAATTTGGAGAAAATGAGTGGTACTTTTTTACCCCTAGAGATAGAAAATATCCAAATGGTGTTAGGCCAAATAGAGCAGCTGTGTCAGGTTATTGGAAGGCTACTGGCACTGATAAAGCAATATATAGTGCATCTAAATATGTTGGAGTTAAAAAAGCTCTTGTTTTTTACAAAGGCAAACCACCAAAAGGTGTCAAGACTGATTGGATCATGCATGAATATCGTTTGATTGATTCAAAGTCTCAAACTACTAAGCAAAGTGGATCTATGAGG TTAGATGATTGGGTACTTTGTAGAATTTACAAGAAGAAGAATTTGGGAAAAACTATAGAGATGATGaaagttgaagaagaagagttGGAGACACAAAATGTGAGTACAAATAATACAATTGAAGTTGTTAGTGGACCACAAACAATGAAATTACCAAGGATTTGTTCATTGTCACATCTATTGGAATTGGATTATTTTGGGTCAATTCCAACATTACTAGGTGACAATTTATTATATGATGATGACCAAAGTTACACAATGAACAACGTTAGTAACACAAATAATGTGGAGAAATTTCAACTAGGAGATCAAGTATCATCACAAcaacaaaatacaaataatattACAAGTAATAATTgtaatattttcttcaattatcaGCAGCCACTTTTTGTGAATCCAACATTTCAATTCCAATGA